The following nucleotide sequence is from bacterium.
TGTTTCCCACAATCAATTTCTACCTATTTCTATAAATTTCAATCTATTTCTATTATCTTATCTCCATATCACCCTTATCTCCTTATCCCCTTTCTTACACTTTTGATATATAGCCTGAACGGTTACCTATTTTTTATCCGCGAAATATCCGCAACATCCGCGTCATCAGCGTGCTATTAGTGGGTGAATAGATACCTCTTTTTTACACAAGTTCTGCCATAATTAGATTAGCATTGTTGGTATTACCCCTCAAAATTTCATTGACATTTACCGCCTGAATATATATACTTAATAAATATGAATAGAAGATATTCAAAACCTATTCGAGCAGGTAATCTTACAATCGGCGGAGATGCACCTATTTCAGTCCAATCAATGACCAAAACCAAAACAAGTGATGTTAAAACAACGGTCAGGCAAATCAAGCAACTTGAAGATGTTGGTTGCGAAATTATTCGAGTTGGTGTGCCAGATATGGAATCAGCTAAGGTTTTAGGAGTGATTAAAAGACAAATTAGTATCCCTTTGGTTGCGGATATTCATTTTGATTATCGCCTGGCATTAGAGGCCATCGCTCAAGGGGTAGATAAATTAAGGATTAATCCTGGGAATATCAAACAAACGGACAGGGTCGTCAAGATAGTTGAAAAGGCAAAAGAGAGAAATATCCCCATCCGAATTGGGGTAAATTCGGGTTCTGTTGATAGAAAAAAATTTGGCAAGGTAGGCGCAACAGCATTGGTTGAATCAGCCCTCCAGCATATTAAGATATTAGAAGATTTAGACTTCTTTGATATTGTTATTTCACTTAAAGCCACTGATGTGCCAATGACTATCGAGGCGTATCAATTGATGGCGACCAAAGTCGATTACCCCTTTCATATTGGCATAACCGAATCAGGTCTTCCGTGGGCTGGAAGTATAAAATCAGCCGTCGGTATGGGTAGTCTACTTAGCCAGGGGTTAGGGGATACGATTAGAGTTTCTTTAACCGCACAACCTATCGAGGAAGTAAAACTTGGTTATGAAATTTTAAAGGCATTACGGTTACGAGAGACAGGTCTGGAATTAATTTCCTGTCCTACCTGTGCCAGATGTGAAATAGATTTAATCAAGATTGCTAAACAGGTAGAAAAGGAGATTAAAAAATTAAAATTTAAAAAATTAAAATTTAAAATCGCCATTATGGGTTGTGTGGTCAATGGTCCAGGTGAAGCCGCTGACGCTGATATTGGCATTGCCGGGGGTAAAGGAATAGGATTAATATTTAAGAAAGGTAAAATTATAAAAAAGGTGCCGCAAACAGAGTTAGTTGAAACACTACTCTATGAGATTAAATTGATGAGAGATAGTTCACTTTAGGGTTAAAAAAGGGGTGCAGTTACTTGTCCAAAAAAAATTTATTTAAACAAGAATTTAAGGCTAACTGGGAGATATTTAAGGCAAACAAATTAGGTTTATTTGGGCTTTGTTTGGTAATATTTTTTGGGATAATGGCTTTAATTTCTCCTGTCCTACCAATGATAAATGAAATATATAAGCCTATGACCGGGGTTGACCCGGAGATTTTATGGGCAATGCCACCTTCAAAGACTCATATCCTCGGCACAGATTTTATGGGCAGAGATATTTTAAGTCAATTAATGTGTGGGGCACAAATTGCCTTTGTTATTGGTATTACGGCGGCATTGGCCTCAGTCATAATTGGAACGGTCATCGGGTTAATTGCAGGTTATTTTGGTAATGTCATTGACACTTTATTTATGCGTCTGGCAGATATTGTGCTGACATTACCTTCCCTGCCACTTATTATAATTATTGCCGCCGCTATTGGCAAACAGAGTATCTGGATTATTATCTTTATTATTGCCTTGCTTGGTT
It contains:
- the ispG gene encoding flavodoxin-dependent (E)-4-hydroxy-3-methylbut-2-enyl-diphosphate synthase, with the translated sequence MNRRYSKPIRAGNLTIGGDAPISVQSMTKTKTSDVKTTVRQIKQLEDVGCEIIRVGVPDMESAKVLGVIKRQISIPLVADIHFDYRLALEAIAQGVDKLRINPGNIKQTDRVVKIVEKAKERNIPIRIGVNSGSVDRKKFGKVGATALVESALQHIKILEDLDFFDIVISLKATDVPMTIEAYQLMATKVDYPFHIGITESGLPWAGSIKSAVGMGSLLSQGLGDTIRVSLTAQPIEEVKLGYEILKALRLRETGLELISCPTCARCEIDLIKIAKQVEKEIKKLKFKKLKFKIAIMGCVVNGPGEAADADIGIAGGKGIGLIFKKGKIIKKVPQTELVETLLYEIKLMRDSSL
- a CDS encoding ABC transporter permease, translating into MSKKNLFKQEFKANWEIFKANKLGLFGLCLVIFFGIMALISPVLPMINEIYKPMTGVDPEILWAMPPSKTHILGTDFMGRDILSQLMCGAQIAFVIGITAALASVIIGTVIGLIAGYFGNVIDTLFMRLADIVLTLPSLPLIIIIAAAIGKQSIWIIIFIIALLGWPSTARIIRAQTLSLKERPFVEAARIAGASNMRIIFYHIGPNVLPLSFLYMTFGVSGAILTEAGLSFIGLGDPSVVSWGMMLQWCFTTGHTFKAPYWILPPGICISLLTFAFYLIGRALDEVINPGLRER